A region of Streptomyces sp. NBC_01267 DNA encodes the following proteins:
- a CDS encoding sensor histidine kinase: MRFRGRSVRRKIVALLLVPLVALTAIWSFAVYLTGRDALQLMRTGTVVKKVGRPLVDSLQEVQKERSLTLRYLVDPGASDVLAALREQRASTDASLATLRHDTGSGDVRSALDEDAGRRLSGLMDGFAGLGSLRRNAGDNEVTRREAYDQYNRLCDQALDLLADLPTLQNSSLAEQSRALIGVSRAREALSREDALLGSALTGGRLDKRDLRDISDLVATRKMYYTVSLPALPRQDRDAFNAYWSGPATTPVRTAEESAVSRNPGSTTITGSASRWSTDAGRTLDRLDVMGADARKELQDRVRPAAFRIFAKAGIAALLGIGGLLVSLMVSVRIGRELIRDLSRLRKEAHEVSGVRLPSVMRRLAAGEQVDVETEAPRLEYEKDEVGQVGLALNTVQRAAVEAAVRQADLRRGVSEVFVNLARRNQVLLHRQLTLLDSMERRTEDTEELADLFRLDHLTTRMRRHAEGLVILSGAAPSRQWRKPVQLMDVVRAAVAEVEDYERIEVRRLPRIGVGGPAVADLTHLVAELLENATVFSPPHTAVQVHGERVANGFTLEIHDRGLGITPDALLDANLRLAETPEFELSDTDRLGLFVVSRLAQRQNVRVSLQTSPYGGTTAVIFIPVALLTDAPDSEGPDAVGAGTERPGTDGTGFRADRRSAHRTGSRSVLSPVPGAGRPPASVLDGPVELEPPVEVLAFDEAADLADEDSSPGGIFRNRAPAAPRDQHQQTPDEGTAPSESARPTGPVGLPRRRKPPTLVSDHGRRVDGPGRTAEGPVRRTDGPVRVTDGPVRVPEGPGRTGDRPEPPRAVPAPGSPGGLPRRVRQANIAPQLRRAPAPAAEPSGTAADEERDADEVRSRMASLQRGWQRGRRDNSAQESAESAAVGTGPADGAPGTTSEGTGR, encoded by the coding sequence ATGCGCTTTCGCGGGAGATCCGTCCGCAGGAAGATCGTGGCGCTGTTGCTGGTCCCACTCGTCGCGTTGACAGCGATCTGGTCGTTCGCCGTCTACCTCACCGGTCGCGACGCCCTGCAACTGATGCGCACCGGAACCGTCGTGAAAAAGGTGGGTCGCCCGCTGGTCGATTCCTTGCAAGAGGTGCAGAAGGAACGGTCGTTGACGCTCCGCTACCTCGTCGACCCGGGCGCCTCGGACGTCCTTGCCGCGCTGCGCGAGCAACGTGCGAGCACCGACGCCTCCCTGGCCACGTTGCGGCACGACACCGGAAGCGGCGACGTCCGTTCGGCACTCGACGAGGACGCGGGCCGGCGGCTGAGCGGCCTCATGGACGGGTTCGCCGGACTCGGTTCGCTGCGGCGCAACGCGGGCGACAACGAAGTGACGCGCCGCGAAGCGTACGACCAGTACAACCGCCTCTGCGACCAGGCGCTCGACCTCCTCGCCGACCTGCCCACGCTGCAGAACTCCAGTCTGGCCGAGCAGTCGCGTGCCCTGATCGGCGTCAGCCGGGCCCGTGAGGCGCTCTCCCGTGAGGACGCCCTGCTCGGCTCGGCCCTCACCGGGGGCCGACTGGACAAGCGGGATCTGCGGGACATCTCGGACCTGGTCGCCACTCGCAAGATGTACTACACCGTCAGCCTTCCCGCACTGCCCCGCCAGGACCGTGACGCGTTCAACGCCTACTGGAGCGGCCCGGCGACGACCCCGGTGCGCACCGCCGAGGAATCAGCGGTCAGCAGGAACCCGGGAAGCACCACCATCACCGGATCCGCCTCCCGGTGGAGCACGGACGCCGGACGGACGCTCGACCGCCTCGACGTGATGGGCGCCGACGCCCGCAAGGAACTCCAGGACCGGGTGCGGCCCGCCGCCTTCCGGATCTTCGCCAAGGCCGGGATCGCCGCGCTGCTCGGCATCGGCGGACTGCTGGTGTCCCTGATGGTGTCCGTACGCATCGGCCGGGAGCTCATCCGCGACCTGAGCCGGCTGCGCAAGGAGGCCCACGAGGTCTCCGGGGTGCGGCTGCCCAGCGTGATGCGCCGTCTCGCCGCCGGTGAACAGGTCGACGTCGAGACCGAGGCGCCCCGTCTGGAGTACGAGAAGGACGAGGTCGGCCAGGTCGGCCTCGCACTCAACACCGTGCAGCGGGCCGCCGTCGAAGCCGCCGTGCGCCAGGCCGACCTGCGCCGTGGTGTCTCCGAGGTCTTCGTCAACCTCGCCCGCCGCAACCAGGTACTGCTGCACCGGCAGCTGACGCTGCTGGACAGCATGGAGCGCCGCACCGAGGACACCGAAGAGCTCGCGGATCTCTTCCGTCTCGACCACCTCACCACCCGTATGCGCCGGCACGCCGAGGGCCTGGTGATCCTCTCCGGCGCCGCACCTTCCCGGCAGTGGCGCAAGCCGGTCCAGCTGATGGACGTCGTACGGGCCGCGGTCGCGGAGGTCGAGGACTACGAACGCATCGAGGTACGCCGGCTGCCGAGGATCGGCGTCGGCGGTCCCGCCGTCGCGGACCTCACTCACCTCGTCGCCGAACTCCTGGAGAATGCCACGGTGTTCTCGCCTCCGCACACCGCGGTGCAGGTGCACGGCGAGCGTGTCGCCAACGGGTTCACCCTGGAGATCCACGACCGTGGACTCGGGATCACCCCCGACGCGCTCCTCGACGCGAACCTGCGTCTCGCCGAGACCCCCGAGTTCGAGCTGTCCGACACCGACCGGCTCGGCCTCTTCGTGGTCAGCAGGCTCGCGCAGCGGCAGAACGTCCGGGTCTCGCTCCAGACATCGCCCTACGGCGGCACGACCGCCGTCATCTTCATCCCGGTGGCGCTGCTCACCGACGCGCCGGACAGCGAGGGACCCGACGCCGTCGGAGCCGGTACGGAGCGGCCCGGTACCGACGGAACCGGCTTCCGCGCCGACCGGCGCAGCGCACACAGGACCGGATCACGTTCCGTGCTCTCGCCGGTGCCCGGCGCCGGACGGCCGCCCGCGTCCGTACTGGACGGGCCGGTCGAACTGGAGCCGCCCGTCGAGGTGTTGGCGTTCGACGAGGCGGCGGACCTGGCCGACGAGGACAGCTCACCGGGCGGCATCTTCCGCAATCGCGCCCCGGCCGCTCCGCGTGACCAACATCAGCAGACCCCGGACGAGGGCACGGCACCGTCCGAGTCCGCGCGTCCCACCGGGCCCGTCGGGCTGCCCCGGCGCCGCAAGCCGCCGACTCTCGTCTCCGACCACGGACGCCGGGTCGACGGACCCGGGCGTACGGCGGAAGGGCCGGTACGCAGGACCGACGGGCCGGTACGCGTGACGGACGGGCCGGTACGCGTGCCGGAAGGGCCCGGCCGCACGGGGGACAGGCCCGAACCGCCCAGGGCCGTGCCCGCCCCCGGCAGTCCCGGCGGGCTGCCCCGGCGGGTCCGTCAGGCGAACATCGCCCCGCAGCTGCGCCGGGCGCCCGCACCCGCGGCTGAGCCGTCCGGCACCGCGGCGGACGAGGAACGGGACGCCGACGAGGTACGCAGCCGCATGGCGTCGCTCCAGCGTGGCTGGCAGCGGGGCCGCCGCGACAACTCGGCACAGGAATCGGCAGAATCAGCCGCCGTCGGCACCGGACCGGCCGACGGAGCACCAGGAACCACATCGGAGGGGACCGGTCGATGA
- a CDS encoding LamB/YcsF family protein — protein sequence MTATAMTTIDLNADLGEGFGRWTLTDDEALLSVVTSANVACGFHAGDPSTMRRVCELAAARGVRIGAQVSYRDLAGFGRRAMDVPSRELADEVAYQIGALEVFARAAGAWVAYVKPHGALYNRTVHDEEQAAAVVEGVRLAGGGLPVLGLPGSRLLEAAGDAGLVPVQEAFADRAYTAQATLVPRTRPDAVVHDPEAVVARALSMARDHSVSAVTGERLVVDARSLCLHGDTPGAAELALRVRRELLAGGVVLEPFA from the coding sequence ATGACCGCGACCGCCATGACCACGATCGACCTGAACGCCGACCTCGGCGAGGGGTTCGGCCGCTGGACACTCACCGACGACGAGGCGCTGCTCTCCGTCGTCACCAGTGCCAATGTCGCCTGTGGCTTCCACGCCGGTGACCCCTCGACGATGCGCCGCGTCTGCGAGCTTGCCGCCGCACGCGGAGTACGGATCGGGGCCCAGGTCTCGTACCGGGACCTGGCCGGCTTCGGGCGGCGCGCGATGGACGTACCGTCGCGTGAACTCGCCGACGAAGTGGCCTACCAGATCGGTGCGTTGGAGGTGTTCGCGCGGGCCGCCGGAGCCTGGGTGGCCTACGTCAAGCCGCACGGCGCGCTCTACAACCGCACCGTCCACGACGAGGAGCAGGCCGCTGCGGTCGTCGAGGGCGTACGGCTCGCCGGGGGCGGCCTGCCGGTGCTCGGACTGCCCGGGTCACGGCTGCTGGAGGCCGCCGGTGACGCGGGGCTCGTGCCGGTTCAGGAGGCGTTCGCCGATCGCGCGTACACCGCGCAGGCCACGCTCGTTCCGCGCACCCGGCCCGACGCCGTGGTGCACGACCCGGAGGCGGTGGTCGCCCGTGCCCTCTCCATGGCGCGCGACCACTCGGTGTCCGCGGTCACCGGCGAGCGGCTCGTCGTCGACGCCCGTTCGCTCTGTCTGCACGGCGACACCCCCGGGGCCGCGGAACTGGCACTACGGGTCCGCCGTGAACTGCTCGCCGGGGGCGTGGTCCTGGAGCCCTTCGCGTGA
- a CDS encoding 5-oxoprolinase subunit B family protein: MRTLPVGERALLIELDSAQETEAFHAELLRRRAAGELPGVREIVPAARTVLLDGLERPAALAARLVTWTVPPLAPSPEAGVDIPVRYDGPDLAEVARRWDVEPAEVPRIVGGLEFRVAFCGFVPGFGYLTGLPDRLRLPRRATPRTSVPAGSVALADTYAGVYPRSSPGGWQLIGSTDAVLWDPAREPAALLVPGTRVRFTGEDLA; encoded by the coding sequence GTGAGGACGCTCCCGGTGGGAGAGCGCGCCCTGCTGATCGAGCTGGACTCGGCGCAGGAGACGGAGGCGTTCCACGCGGAGTTGCTGCGCCGTCGCGCGGCGGGCGAACTGCCCGGGGTACGGGAGATCGTGCCTGCCGCCCGGACCGTACTGCTGGACGGTCTGGAGCGGCCGGCAGCGCTCGCCGCGCGGCTCGTCACCTGGACCGTGCCTCCCCTGGCACCGTCACCGGAGGCCGGGGTCGACATTCCGGTGCGCTACGACGGCCCGGACCTGGCGGAGGTCGCGCGCCGTTGGGACGTGGAGCCCGCCGAGGTGCCGCGTATCGTCGGCGGGCTCGAATTCCGGGTCGCCTTCTGCGGGTTCGTCCCCGGCTTCGGCTATCTGACCGGGCTGCCCGACCGGCTGCGGCTGCCGCGCCGCGCCACACCGCGCACCAGTGTTCCGGCCGGATCGGTCGCCCTCGCCGACACGTACGCGGGTGTCTACCCGCGCTCCTCCCCCGGCGGCTGGCAGCTGATCGGATCCACCGACGCGGTCCTGTGGGACCCGGCCCGCGAGCCTGCGGCCCTGCTGGTCCCCGGCACGCGGGTGCGGTTCACCGGGGAGGACCTCGCATGA
- a CDS encoding biotin-dependent carboxyltransferase family protein, with protein MSLEVVRPGALTTVQDLGRPGYAHLGVPHSGALDRAAHRLANLLTGNAPEAATLETTLDGTAVRATADVTAAVTGAPCPVRIDGRPAAWGAPVLVPSGAVLDVGRAVGGVRSYVAFGGGIAVEPVLGSRSTDLLSGLGPAPLETGRRLPLGRAGALPGGVDALPLPAPPAELVLPLILGPRADRVTEAALRGLPGAVYRVSVASNRIGLRTEGPPLERSGDAELPSEGMVLGAVQVPPDGLPVIFLADHPVTGGYPVIGVVPEDRLGAAAQAVPGTPLILLPVAGRSAGAPYEP; from the coding sequence ATGAGCCTGGAGGTCGTACGCCCGGGAGCGCTCACGACCGTTCAGGACCTCGGGCGTCCGGGTTACGCGCATCTCGGCGTACCGCACTCGGGCGCGCTCGACAGGGCCGCGCACCGGCTGGCGAATCTGCTCACCGGCAACGCGCCGGAGGCTGCCACCCTGGAGACCACGCTCGACGGGACCGCGGTACGGGCCACCGCCGACGTCACCGCGGCCGTGACCGGGGCTCCTTGTCCGGTACGGATCGACGGCCGTCCTGCTGCCTGGGGCGCGCCCGTGCTGGTGCCGTCCGGCGCGGTCCTCGATGTGGGCCGCGCGGTCGGCGGGGTACGCAGCTATGTGGCGTTCGGCGGCGGAATCGCCGTGGAGCCGGTGCTCGGCAGCCGTTCGACCGACCTGCTCTCCGGGCTCGGGCCCGCGCCGCTGGAAACCGGCCGGAGACTGCCGCTGGGGCGGGCGGGCGCGCTGCCCGGCGGGGTGGATGCCCTGCCGCTCCCGGCTCCCCCGGCCGAACTGGTGCTGCCCCTCATCCTCGGCCCGCGCGCCGACCGGGTCACCGAGGCCGCGCTCCGGGGCCTGCCGGGGGCCGTCTACCGGGTGTCGGTGGCGAGCAACCGCATCGGGCTGCGCACCGAGGGGCCGCCGCTGGAGCGCTCCGGCGATGCCGAACTGCCCAGCGAGGGCATGGTCCTGGGGGCTGTGCAGGTGCCGCCGGACGGGCTGCCGGTGATCTTCCTCGCGGACCATCCGGTCACCGGCGGCTACCCGGTGATCGGAGTGGTGCCGGAGGACCGGCTCGGGGCCGCGGCGCAGGCCGTGCCCGGAACTCCGCTGATCCTCCTGCCGGTTGCGGGGCGGTCCGCCGGCGCTCCGTACGAGCCGTGA
- a CDS encoding HEAT repeat domain-containing protein, which produces MIDPVIAPSGTLLGLLQRGRGDGTLHALAAPRKEALAALDHCVLSDPRHDWQVENRSLYYARLYLDLDGGLDEIEQHLFLADDHIVTEDTRTGLALAVLGHLASYDRADALALLRRYAATGANWAWALDELALRDDDAGLRTLAEPVLGRFPATPQGEAELAAAVRDAYEPRPWRLWADDPRETVGARVRTAGEQGSFDRWQRQMRPTGPRPGWSVHAVFEWAQQGLDRGTELHLPAARCLTAVAGPGDRATIVEAARSGTDGARCAALHYLAEARDPAVLDLIEAAVDSPSRTVGEAAVAAFERMCGEEAVDRARSWVQRPDALGSAASGVLACRGGVRDTQLVLGALRETVRADGPDAPPLWKLVDGAGRLGIACAAPVLRHVYRETTSSHLRGSAARALAATDPSFGAGFAVECLWDCEETTREVAALHAETGDIRVVDRLRRLAADPAEEAEVQTAVRSRIGTEGTAH; this is translated from the coding sequence ATGATCGATCCAGTCATAGCGCCGAGCGGCACCTTGCTCGGTCTCCTCCAGAGGGGCCGTGGTGACGGCACGCTGCACGCGCTCGCCGCACCGCGCAAGGAAGCACTCGCTGCCCTGGACCACTGCGTACTGAGCGACCCCCGCCACGACTGGCAGGTCGAGAACCGCTCGCTCTACTACGCACGTCTCTATCTCGATCTCGACGGCGGGCTCGACGAGATCGAGCAGCACCTCTTCCTGGCCGACGACCACATCGTCACCGAGGACACCAGGACCGGGCTCGCGCTCGCCGTCCTGGGCCACCTCGCCTCGTACGACAGGGCGGACGCCCTCGCGCTCCTGCGGCGGTACGCGGCGACCGGGGCCAACTGGGCCTGGGCGCTCGACGAACTCGCGCTGCGTGACGACGACGCGGGACTGCGCACCCTGGCCGAGCCGGTACTCGGCCGGTTCCCCGCCACCCCGCAGGGCGAGGCCGAACTGGCGGCGGCGGTACGCGACGCCTACGAACCCCGGCCCTGGCGGCTGTGGGCCGACGACCCGCGCGAGACGGTCGGCGCCCGCGTCCGGACCGCCGGGGAACAGGGGTCGTTCGACCGCTGGCAACGGCAGATGCGCCCCACCGGTCCCCGGCCCGGCTGGAGCGTGCACGCCGTCTTCGAATGGGCCCAGCAGGGCCTCGACCGCGGCACCGAACTGCACCTGCCGGCCGCCCGCTGCCTGACCGCCGTGGCCGGCCCCGGGGACCGGGCCACGATCGTCGAGGCCGCACGGAGCGGTACGGACGGTGCGCGCTGCGCCGCGCTGCACTATCTCGCCGAAGCACGGGACCCGGCTGTGCTGGACCTCATCGAGGCCGCCGTGGACAGCCCCTCCCGTACCGTCGGTGAAGCGGCCGTCGCCGCCTTCGAGCGGATGTGCGGCGAGGAAGCGGTCGACCGGGCACGCAGCTGGGTGCAGCGGCCCGACGCACTGGGCTCCGCCGCCTCGGGGGTGCTCGCCTGCCGCGGCGGGGTACGGGACACCCAGCTGGTCCTCGGCGCTCTCCGGGAGACCGTCCGGGCCGACGGGCCCGACGCGCCGCCGCTCTGGAAGCTCGTCGACGGGGCCGGCCGGCTCGGCATCGCCTGCGCCGCGCCCGTACTGCGCCATGTGTACCGCGAGACCACCTCGTCGCATCTGCGCGGCAGCGCGGCCCGCGCACTGGCCGCGACCGATCCGTCCTTCGGCGCGGGCTTCGCCGTCGAATGTCTCTGGGACTGCGAGGAGACGACCCGGGAAGTGGCCGCCCTGCACGCCGAGACCGGTGACATCCGGGTCGTCGACCGTCTCCGGCGGCTGGCGGCCGACCCCGCCGAGGAGGCCGAGGTGCAGACCGCTGTACGCAGCAGGATCGGCACCGAAGGGACCGCTCACTGA
- a CDS encoding ankyrin repeat domain-containing protein — MSEAPDPEVVELATKVFDLARQGEVEALAAYVDAGVPANLTNDRGDTLVMLAAYHGHAPVVEALIARGADADRANDRGQTPLAGAVFKGEDAVIRALLAGGADPAAGTPSAMDTARMFGKTELVELFGTR; from the coding sequence ATGAGCGAGGCTCCGGACCCCGAGGTGGTCGAACTGGCGACGAAGGTCTTCGACCTGGCCCGGCAGGGAGAGGTCGAAGCGCTGGCCGCGTACGTCGACGCGGGCGTGCCGGCGAATCTCACCAACGACCGCGGGGACACGCTCGTCATGCTTGCCGCCTACCACGGCCACGCCCCGGTGGTGGAGGCCCTCATCGCACGGGGCGCCGACGCCGATCGCGCCAACGACCGTGGCCAGACCCCACTGGCCGGGGCGGTCTTCAAGGGTGAGGACGCGGTGATCCGCGCCCTGCTCGCCGGTGGCGCCGACCCGGCCGCAGGCACCCCGTCAGCGATGGATACCGCGCGGATGTTTGGGAAGACAGAGCTGGTGGAGCTGTTCGGCACCCGCTGA
- a CDS encoding ATP-binding protein, with translation MARRPLPRILSSSSASITRSREIARTAADSATDVLHPLITIGRGLRRLASTGRRRWAATPKDRRGPVLFLVAACVLVVALIPYGPLLALITVMAAAAWKGHERAAVKTGPDEAETARLQALYEALVPYFSVPDDPAPLFAHGGEWDAVFSDYAFDDDGRLTALHVRYPAHFTDGEAASRTRIEQLLHAKSGRGREYHFDWDEEGNRLAMSVLPALSTSIAAQPFVTSPGETVLGFTDAGSVQRTVPVRSGEERSDAPPVVWRTGGRSTEPHLLVVGEPGSGTTTLLRSIALQTLRYGDVVVIEGSGTGEYACLTGRTGVLAVECGLAGALATLEWAAHETERRLIAANRARQSGHPAPADTRRPLWILFDRPGVLGHLAAADGRTDPQELLQVPLRHGRAAGVTVVVAEQFDTLDALTETVHRHTRARVVLGSATHTQIEAVLGAPPHTTPAPGTPPGRGYARLGSGSVLRLQVPATPDPYDDATSEAHRKAVLDLLPGRQGVAGATPAPVDAVPGPVEAEPRPMEAADPVAAEN, from the coding sequence GTGGCCCGGCGACCGCTCCCCCGCATTCTGAGCAGCAGCAGCGCATCGATCACCCGCAGCCGCGAGATCGCGCGGACGGCCGCCGACAGTGCCACCGATGTCCTCCATCCGCTGATCACCATCGGGCGCGGCCTGCGCAGGCTGGCCTCGACGGGGCGCCGACGGTGGGCCGCGACGCCCAAGGACCGGCGCGGTCCCGTGCTGTTCCTGGTGGCGGCCTGCGTCCTGGTGGTCGCGCTCATCCCGTACGGGCCGCTGCTCGCCCTGATCACGGTGATGGCCGCGGCTGCCTGGAAGGGGCACGAGCGGGCAGCGGTGAAGACCGGGCCCGACGAGGCGGAGACCGCCAGGCTCCAGGCGCTGTACGAGGCCCTGGTGCCGTACTTCTCGGTACCGGACGACCCGGCTCCGCTCTTCGCCCACGGGGGCGAGTGGGACGCCGTGTTCAGTGACTACGCGTTCGACGACGACGGGCGGCTCACCGCGCTGCACGTCAGGTACCCGGCGCACTTCACCGACGGGGAAGCCGCGTCCCGCACCCGGATCGAGCAGTTGCTGCACGCCAAGTCCGGTCGCGGACGCGAGTACCACTTCGACTGGGACGAGGAGGGCAACCGGCTCGCGATGAGCGTGCTGCCCGCCCTGTCCACCTCGATCGCGGCGCAGCCCTTCGTCACCTCCCCCGGCGAGACGGTGCTGGGTTTCACGGACGCGGGCTCGGTGCAGCGCACCGTGCCGGTCCGGTCGGGCGAGGAGAGAAGTGACGCGCCGCCGGTCGTCTGGCGGACCGGAGGCCGTTCGACGGAGCCCCATCTGCTGGTCGTGGGCGAGCCGGGCAGCGGAACCACCACCCTGCTGCGCTCCATCGCACTCCAGACCCTCCGGTACGGCGACGTGGTCGTCATCGAGGGCAGCGGCACGGGCGAGTACGCCTGCCTCACCGGACGTACGGGAGTTCTCGCCGTCGAATGCGGGCTGGCGGGCGCCCTGGCCACCCTGGAGTGGGCGGCGCACGAGACCGAGCGCCGACTGATCGCCGCGAACCGCGCGAGGCAGTCCGGGCATCCCGCGCCCGCCGACACCCGGCGCCCGCTGTGGATCCTGTTCGACCGGCCCGGCGTCCTCGGGCATCTGGCCGCGGCCGACGGCCGGACCGACCCCCAGGAACTGCTGCAGGTCCCCCTGCGGCACGGCCGGGCGGCCGGGGTCACGGTCGTCGTGGCCGAGCAGTTCGACACCCTGGACGCACTCACCGAGACCGTCCACCGGCACACCCGTGCCCGTGTGGTGCTCGGCTCCGCGACCCACACGCAGATCGAGGCCGTGCTCGGGGCCCCGCCGCACACCACACCGGCCCCCGGAACCCCGCCGGGCCGGGGCTACGCACGGCTGGGCTCCGGGTCCGTACTGCGGCTCCAGGTGCCGGCCACCCCCGACCCGTACGACGACGCGACCAGCGAGGCGCACCGCAAGGCCGTACTGGACCTGCTGCCCGGCCGCCAAGGCGTGGCCGGGGCGACGCCCGCTCCGGTGGACGCGGTCCCCGGTCCGGTGGAGGCCGAGCCCCGGCCGATGGAGGCGGCGGATCCGGTGGCGGCCGAGAACTGA
- a CDS encoding SCO1417 family MocR-like transcription factor yields MAQWTSAVGAAQLARQLSTQQSRPAGPGTRRPPAYRALADGVRLLVLEGRVPVAARLPAERELAVALAVSRTTVAAAYEALRTEGFLESRRGAGSWTAVPAGNPLPARGLEPLPPEALGSMIDLGTAALPAPEPWLTRAVQGALGELAPYAHTHGDYPAGLPALRQKLADRYTGCGIPTMPEQIMVTTGAMGAMDAICHLFAGRGERIAVESPSYANILQLMREAGARLVPVAMAEGLSGWDLPRWRQVLRDAAPRLAYVVADFHNPTGALADEDQRRGLVDAARSAGTVLVVDETMTELRLDEDTEMPRPVCAFDPAGSTVLTVGSASKAFWAGMRIGWVRAAPDVIRSLVSARAYADLGTPVLEQLAINWLMSTGGWEEAVGIRRTQARENRDALVAAVRRELPGWEFEVPHGGLTLWVRTGGLSGSRLAEVGERVGVRVPSGPRFGVDGAFEGYVRLPFTVGGPVAEEAAQRLAAAARLVETGAGTGADTPRTFVA; encoded by the coding sequence ATGGCGCAGTGGACTTCGGCGGTGGGTGCGGCTCAGCTCGCCCGTCAGCTCAGCACCCAGCAGTCCCGGCCCGCCGGGCCGGGCACCCGCAGGCCCCCCGCCTACCGGGCACTCGCCGACGGCGTCCGGCTGCTGGTCCTCGAAGGCCGGGTCCCGGTGGCCGCGCGGCTGCCCGCGGAGCGGGAGCTGGCGGTGGCCCTGGCGGTCAGCCGTACGACCGTGGCCGCGGCGTACGAGGCGCTGCGCACCGAGGGCTTCCTGGAATCCCGCAGGGGCGCGGGCAGCTGGACCGCGGTTCCGGCCGGCAACCCGCTGCCCGCCCGGGGCCTCGAACCACTGCCGCCCGAGGCCCTCGGCTCGATGATCGACCTGGGCACCGCCGCGCTCCCGGCCCCCGAGCCCTGGCTCACCCGCGCGGTCCAGGGCGCGCTGGGTGAGCTGGCGCCGTACGCGCACACCCACGGCGACTACCCGGCAGGCCTGCCCGCGCTGCGGCAGAAGCTCGCCGACCGCTACACCGGGTGCGGCATCCCGACGATGCCCGAGCAGATCATGGTGACCACCGGCGCGATGGGGGCCATGGACGCCATCTGCCACCTCTTCGCCGGGCGCGGTGAACGCATCGCCGTCGAATCGCCGTCGTACGCCAACATCCTCCAGCTCATGCGCGAGGCCGGTGCGCGGCTGGTCCCCGTCGCGATGGCGGAAGGGCTGAGCGGCTGGGACCTGCCCCGGTGGCGGCAGGTGCTGCGCGACGCCGCTCCCCGGCTCGCCTACGTCGTGGCGGACTTCCACAACCCCACCGGCGCGCTCGCCGACGAGGACCAGCGGCGCGGGCTGGTGGACGCCGCACGCTCGGCGGGGACCGTCCTGGTCGTCGACGAGACCATGACCGAACTGCGCCTGGACGAGGACACCGAGATGCCGCGCCCGGTCTGCGCCTTCGACCCGGCGGGCAGCACGGTGCTGACCGTGGGATCGGCGAGCAAGGCGTTCTGGGCGGGCATGCGCATCGGCTGGGTGCGGGCCGCGCCGGACGTGATCCGCAGCCTGGTGTCGGCGCGCGCCTACGCCGACCTGGGCACCCCGGTGCTGGAGCAACTCGCCATCAACTGGCTGATGAGCACCGGGGGATGGGAGGAAGCCGTCGGGATCCGCCGCACTCAGGCCAGGGAGAACCGCGACGCGCTGGTCGCCGCGGTGCGCAGGGAACTGCCCGGCTGGGAGTTCGAGGTCCCGCACGGCGGGCTGACGCTCTGGGTGCGGACGGGCGGGCTGTCGGGCTCGCGGCTCGCCGAGGTCGGCGAGCGGGTGGGCGTCCGGGTTCCCTCGGGGCCCCGTTTCGGGGTGGACGGGGCCTTCGAGGGGTACGTCCGGCTGCCGTTCACGGTCGGCGGTCCGGTGGCCGAGGAGGCGGCGCAGCGGCTGGCGGCTGCCGCGCGGCTGGTCGAGACGGGCGCGGGCACCGGCGCCGACACCCCGCGGACCTTCGTGGCCTGA
- the yczE gene encoding membrane protein YczE encodes MSRNLIFRLVQLYVGLALYGASSALLVRAGLGLEPWGVLHQGLAELTGLSIGTVSIAVGAVVLLVWIPLRQRPGLGTVSNVFVVGIAMDGVLALVPDVHGLFGRVPLMAAGILLNGAATGLYISARFGPGPRDGLMTGLHRLTGRSIRIVRTALEIAVVATGFALGGTVGVGTVAYALAIGPLAQVFLRMFTAPPPGDDTGPAAARVPERVILPE; translated from the coding sequence TTGTCCAGGAATCTGATATTTCGACTGGTTCAGCTGTACGTCGGCCTGGCGTTGTACGGCGCGAGTTCGGCCCTGCTGGTCCGGGCGGGCCTCGGTCTGGAGCCCTGGGGCGTGCTGCACCAGGGCCTGGCGGAGCTGACCGGCCTGTCGATCGGCACCGTCTCCATCGCCGTCGGCGCGGTCGTCCTGCTGGTGTGGATCCCGCTCAGGCAGCGGCCGGGGCTCGGCACCGTCTCCAATGTCTTCGTCGTCGGCATCGCCATGGACGGTGTACTGGCCCTGGTCCCGGACGTGCACGGCCTCTTCGGCCGGGTCCCGCTGATGGCGGCCGGGATCCTGCTCAACGGCGCGGCCACTGGTCTCTACATCTCCGCCCGCTTCGGCCCCGGCCCGCGGGACGGCCTGATGACCGGGCTGCACCGGCTCACCGGGCGCTCGATCCGGATCGTGCGCACGGCCCTTGAGATCGCGGTCGTCGCCACCGGCTTCGCGCTGGGCGGGACGGTCGGCGTGGGCACGGTCGCGTACGCCCTGGCGATCGGACCGCTCGCCCAGGTCTTCCTGCGGATGTTCACCGCCCCGCCCCCCGGCGACGACACCGGTCCGGCAGCGGCGCGCGTCCCGGAGCGGGTGATACTGCCGGAGTGA